In Megalopta genalis isolate 19385.01 chromosome 7, iyMegGena1_principal, whole genome shotgun sequence, a single window of DNA contains:
- the in gene encoding inturned planar cell polarity protein — protein MDDTSIKNISTKSQCKYNEEICTTEGTVDDNEHDWWASDSGSCTGSYYSDTDSSAAEWESEINSTGELFYIESAAESIADGQSLYNESEHDSQSELTRRRSTRAGKLMRLIRRKESKRWSTRNKKNYSSATSNNIMSPGKEGSTTKEVTFRDFQAGEIREVALWVDPDRRHKLGRRATLCEAYFGITPGVFSDKTRVMVAGFIPDGEAMKNKNIKIGDWLRSVNSTNVTYQNLDHVLSEVTVATNVTLELQRVAGIDVTEKLPESNSPKQSLLVQRLMNREESKDLMQSIINYPLGVLYLQTTEISEMGPELQGVLYTFPRSDNKNAQSILCTTRGAFITLNHLLPGITGLQPTSTTIQVAKEEVHVVYVPRNEELLLMALPKKCCSLEEAVNLSLDIVRTLEFVHQSLTKCFTLVENHSSLDHFFTLFLEQLLDLKNYANNVGLPDCTMKIHSNIENMESYKFRSTFSVANSIELSRDAQIQIDAALSEMEAMDYRDWNEDPMDCQRLYTILGSCIYHREYLLGSHLMHSDLIEVDSYLRHNCLLNLVTNEPVNNLVIWKKVYPSSCNCGSLDNGRSIQPLVPNGKWFLLVVGYGYDLLAVLLESGGCTAKCTETNGPDVFYVEEAQETLKHIQKIGVTTLAAKWIASNTRPEVIPNEDHVSTKPSSSITENFLGLIKSTDVQSSPAKSSLALTTNKKAQEIPSILKKRSTEESPMVLGSVYSLHTSEDSLSQGTGGVSEISDEAVPILGRRATREKISGGSKYSDDSDSDIDMYKNDCRMLSMDVSNIRENLLNQAEYLTPKILTTGDKNYLYHYVHLDMAEGILLSSKPLESSEKNHKVIVNFNRCVHIIHRLLHNTVRFKKMLNSDMDKTVINKSLIAVKEHGVLFEWDNTTYWVVGRLYTTPHPKELYVCYQDSAPQNLIEIAFKLHSLHTLC, from the exons ATGGATGACACAAGCATTAAAAACATATCCACAAAGTCACAATGTAAATATAATGAGGAAATTTGTACCACAGAGGGTACAGTAGATGATAATGAACATGACTGGTGGGCAAGTGATAGTGGATCCTGTACTGGATCATATTATTCAGACACAGATAG TTCTGCTGCAGAATGGGAATCAGAAATCAATTCTACTGGAGAATTATTTTACATAGAATCTGCGGCAGAAAGTATAGCCGATGGTCAATCTTTGTACAATGAATCGGAACATGATTCTCAATCGGAGCTGACAAGACGTCGTAGTACAAGAGCTGGAAAACTTATGAGACTCATAAGGCGTAAAGAAAGCAAAAGATGGAGTACAAGAAAtaagaaaaattattctagTGCTACATCCAATAACATAATGAGTCCTGGAAAAGAAGGAAGCACAACGAAGGAAGTTACATTCAGGGATTTTCAA GCTGGAGAAATTCGAGAAGTAGCACTATGGGTTGATCCGGATAGAAGACATAAATTAGGACGACGTGCGACATTATGCGAGGCATATTTTGGAATTACTCCGGGTGTATTCTCGGACAAAACAAGAGTAATGGTGGCTGGATTTATACCAGATGGAGAAGCAATGAAAAATAAGAATATTAAAATTGGCGACTGGTTGAGAAGCGTAAATTCGACTAATGTCACATATCAAAATTTGGATCACGTATTATCTGAAGTAACTGTTGCCACAAAT GTAACATTAGAATTGCAAAGAGTTGCAGGCATCGATGTAACAGAAAAATTGCCCGAATCGAACAGTCCTAag CAATCCCTATTGGTACAAAGACTAATGAACAGAGAAGAAAGTAAAGACTTGATGCAATCTATAATAAACTATCCGCTCGGTGTCTTGTATCTACAAACCACAGAAATTTCTGAAATGGGACCAGAATTGCAAGGTGTTCTTTATACATTTCCCCGTTCAGATAATAAAAATGCTCAATCTATTTTATGCACAACGAGAGGAGCTTTTATAACTCTTAATCACTTGTTACCAGGGATAACAGGATTACAGCCTACCAG TACTACTATACAGGTAGCGAAAGAAGAAGTTCACGTTGTATACGTGCCCCGAAACGAAGAATTACTTTTAATGGCACTACCaaaaaaatg TTGCAGTCTTGAGGAAGCTGTAAATTTATCGCTGGATATAGTCAGAACCTTAGAATTCGTACATCAATCGTTAACGAAATGTTTTACGCTCGTTGAAAATCATTCCTCTTTAGATCATTTTTTTACCTTGTTCCTCGAACAAttattagatttaaaaaattacgcAAATAACGTAGGGTTGCCCGACTGTACTATGAAAATTCATAGTAATATCGAAAATATGGAAAGTTACAAATTTAGGAGCACTTTCTCGGTAGCAAATTCTATAGAGTTATCAAGAGATGCACAAATTCAAATTGATGCTGCTTTAAGTGAAATGGAAGCTATGGATTATAGGGATTGG AACGAAGATCCTATGGACTGCCAAAGGCTATACACGATTTTAGGCAGTTGTATATATCATAGAGAATACCTTCTTGGTTCTCACTTAATGCACAGCGATTTGATCGAGGTTGACTCTTACCTTCGGCACAACTGTCTCTTAAACTTAGTGACAAACGAACCTGTAAATAATCTTGTTATTTGGAAAAAAGTTTATCCTTCGTCGTGTAATTGTGGAAGTTTGGATAACGGTAGAAGTATCCAACCACTTGTTCCTAATGGAAAGTGGTTTTTGCTCGTTGTCGGATATGGATACGACTTATTAGCAGTTCTCTTGGAATCTGGTGGATGTACAGCCAA ATGTACCGAAACCAACGGCCCGGATGTATTTTATGTGGAGGAAGCGCAAGAAACTTTAAAACATATACAAAAGATAGGAGTGACAACATTGGCAGCCAAATGGATTGCATCTAACACGAGACCCGAAGTAATACCCAACGAGGACCATGTATCTACAAAACCATCATCGAGCATCACAGAAAACTTTTTAGGTCTTATAAAGTCAACGGATGTACAAAGTTCACCTGCAAAATCGTCCCTCGCTTTAACTACTAATAAAAAAGCCCAAGAGATACCGTCCATTTTGAAAAAACGCAGCACGGAGGAAAGTCCAATGGTGTTGGGATCTG TATATTCTTTGCACACTTCGGAAGATTCGTTGAGTCAAGGAACAGGTGGTGTCAGTGAAATTAGCGACGAAGCTGTGCCTATATTAGGAAGACGAGCAACAAGGGAAAAAATTTCGGGCGGATCGAAGTATTCTGATGACAGTGATTCCGATATTGATATGTACAAG aacGACTGTCGGATGTTAAGTATGGATGTATCTAATATACGAGAAAATCTACTAAATCAGGCCGAATACTTGACACCAAAAATATTGACAACAGGTGATAAGAATTATCTTTATCACTACGTGCATTTGGATATGGCTGAGGGTATCCTGTTGTCATCGAAGCCATTAGAAAGTTCGGAAAAGAATCATAAAGTTATAGTTAACTTTAATAGATGTGTTCATATCATACATCGACTCCTGCATAACACAGTGAGATTTAAGAAAATGTTGAATTCAGATATGGATAAAACTGTGATTAATAAGAGTTTAATCGCCGTTAAAGAACATGGCGTATTATTTGAATGGGATAATACTACTTACTGGGTTGTCGGGCGACTATATACAACTCCTCATCCAAAGGAATTATATGTGTGCTATCAAGATTCTGCACCACAAAATTTAATCGAAATAGCATTCAAATTACATTCGTTGCATACATTAtgttaa